One part of the Girardinichthys multiradiatus isolate DD_20200921_A chromosome 10, DD_fGirMul_XY1, whole genome shotgun sequence genome encodes these proteins:
- the LOC124875759 gene encoding choline O-acetyltransferase-like isoform X1, translating to MSTLKKQAARGQDSQVLPKVPVPPLKQTLDTYLKCVQHLVKDEQFKKTKTIVEKFGAPGGIGEVLQKKLLERRDKTANWVYDYWLEDMYLNNRLALPVNSSPAMVFPKQTFRDHKIALRFAARLIRRVLEYKSLIDARMLPVDVARGQLAGTPLCMKQYYHLFTSYRYPGLKTDTLKVDMNTASSTSEHMIVACKNQFFMLDVVANNKQLNETEILSQLEKIMKMSENAEEKHPPFGILTSDDRTEWAQAREALIKDQTNQDSLALIESSICVVCLDEPCGLTPSDTNRALMMLHGGGCERNGANRWYDKSMQFVVGMDGVCGVVCEHSPFEGIVMVQCSEFLMKHVTGSPLRMVQPSSARALSPPRRLLWKCNSHIQALLGASGDRLQRLVNNLDMDVFTFETYGKEFIKKQKMSPDGFIQVALQLAFYKCRGRLVPTYESASLRRFQEGRVDNIRSATPDVLAFVKSMADEGATFTDSEKMKRLKDALKAQTDYTIAAITGMAIDNHLLGLLKVSKELKMERPDIFCDETYLANNHFILSTSQVPTTVEMFCCYGPVVPNGYGTCYNPQPHHIVFSVSSFWENTETSSAVFVKALNESLLEIGDLCNRSAAAASQPTESSQAAS from the exons ATGTCAACACTAAAGAAACAAGCGGCAAGAGGCCAAGACAGCCAA GTCTTACCGAAGGTCCCTGTGCCCCCACTCAAACAAACCCTTGACACCTACCTGAAATGCGTCCAGCATCTTGTGAAAGACGAGCAGTTTAAGAAGACTAAAACCATCGTGGAGAAGTTCGGGGCTCCCGGAGGCATTGGAGAGGTTCTTCAGAAGAAACTTTTGGAGAGGAGGGACAAGACAGCTAACTGG GTCTATGACTACTGGCTGGAGGACATGTACCTAAACAATAGGTTGGCCCTACCAGTTAACTCCAGTCCTGCCATGGTGTTCCCGAAACAGACTTTCAGAGATCACAAAATTGCTCTCAG ATTTGCTGCTCGCCTCATCCGTAGGGTGTTGGAGTATAAATCTCTCATTGATGC GAGAATGCTGCCTGTGGATGTTGCTCGAGGCCAGTTAGCAGGGACTCCACTGTGCATGAAACAGTACTACCACCTCTTCACGTCCTACCGCTACCCGGGGCTGAAGACAGACACGCTGAAGGTTGACATGAACACAGCCTCCTCAACATCAGAGCATATGATCGTGGCGTGCAAAAACCAG TTTTTCATGTTGGATGTAGTCGCAAACAACAAGCAGCTCAATGAGACAGAGATCTTATCCCAGCTGGAGAAGATCatgaaaatgtcagaaaatgcAGAAGAGAAGCACCCTCCTTTTGGAATCCTGACCTCAGACGACAGGACTGAATGGGCACAAGCTAGAGAGGCACTAATAAAAG ATCAAACTAACCAGGACTCTCTGGCTCTGATTGAGAGCTCTATATGTGTGGTGTGTCTGGATGAGCCATGTGGCCTCACGCCCAGTGACACCAACAGGGCTCTAATGATGCTACACGGTGGTGGATGTGAACGCAATGGTGCAAATCGCTGGTATGACAAATCAATGCAG TTTGTTGTAGGAATGGATGGGGTATGTGGAGTGGTGTGTGAGCATTCTCCATTTGAGGGAATAGTTATGGTGCAGTGCTCAGAGTTTCTTATGAAACACGT AACAGGGAGTCCCTTGAGGATGGTTCAGCCGTCCAGCGCCAGAGCACTTTCCCCTCCAAGAAGGCTGCTGTGGAAATGCAACTCCCACATTCAAGCCCTCCTTGGAGCATCTGGAGACAGACTCCAGAG GCTGGTAAACAATCTTGACATGGATGTATTCACATTTGAAACTTATGGAAAAGAATTTATCAAAAAACAGAAGATGAGCCCAGATGGATTCATACAAGTCGCCTTGCAGCTTGCATTCTACAA ATGCAGAGGAAGGCTCGTACCCACATATGAGAGTGCTTCCCTTCGTCGTTTTCAAGAAGGTCGGGTAGATAACATCCGCTCAGCCACACCTGATGTCCTGGCCTTCGTGAAGTCGATGGCCGACGAGGGAGCAACTTTCACA GACTCAGAAAAAATGAAACGACTGAAGGATGCACTTAAGGCCCAAACAGACTACACAATCGCA GCAATTACAGGAATGGCAATAGACAATCACCTGCTTGGGCTTCTGAAGGTCTCAAAGGAGCTGAAAATGGAAAGGCCAGATATCTTCTGTGATGAGACATATCTGGCCAATAACCATTTCATCCTCTCTACTAGTCAG GTTCCTACAACGGTGGAAATGTTCTGCTGCTATGGCCCGGTGGTGCCCAACGGCTACGGCACCTGCTACAACCCACAGCCGCACCACATCGTCTTCAGCGTGTCGAGTTTCTGGGAGAACACGGAGACGAGCTCAGCCGTTTTTGTCAAAGCCCTGAACGAGAGCCTGTTGGAAATCGGGGACCTGTGCAATAGAAGCGCAGCTGCAGCTAGCCAACCGACTGAAAGCAGTCAGGCAGCCTCATAA
- the LOC124875759 gene encoding choline O-acetyltransferase-like isoform X2 — translation MYLNNRLALPVNSSPAMVFPKQTFRDHKIALRFAARLIRRVLEYKSLIDARMLPVDVARGQLAGTPLCMKQYYHLFTSYRYPGLKTDTLKVDMNTASSTSEHMIVACKNQFFMLDVVANNKQLNETEILSQLEKIMKMSENAEEKHPPFGILTSDDRTEWAQAREALIKDQTNQDSLALIESSICVVCLDEPCGLTPSDTNRALMMLHGGGCERNGANRWYDKSMQFVVGMDGVCGVVCEHSPFEGIVMVQCSEFLMKHVTGSPLRMVQPSSARALSPPRRLLWKCNSHIQALLGASGDRLQRLVNNLDMDVFTFETYGKEFIKKQKMSPDGFIQVALQLAFYKCRGRLVPTYESASLRRFQEGRVDNIRSATPDVLAFVKSMADEGATFTDSEKMKRLKDALKAQTDYTIAAITGMAIDNHLLGLLKVSKELKMERPDIFCDETYLANNHFILSTSQVPTTVEMFCCYGPVVPNGYGTCYNPQPHHIVFSVSSFWENTETSSAVFVKALNESLLEIGDLCNRSAAAASQPTESSQAAS, via the exons ATGTACCTAAACAATAGGTTGGCCCTACCAGTTAACTCCAGTCCTGCCATGGTGTTCCCGAAACAGACTTTCAGAGATCACAAAATTGCTCTCAG ATTTGCTGCTCGCCTCATCCGTAGGGTGTTGGAGTATAAATCTCTCATTGATGC GAGAATGCTGCCTGTGGATGTTGCTCGAGGCCAGTTAGCAGGGACTCCACTGTGCATGAAACAGTACTACCACCTCTTCACGTCCTACCGCTACCCGGGGCTGAAGACAGACACGCTGAAGGTTGACATGAACACAGCCTCCTCAACATCAGAGCATATGATCGTGGCGTGCAAAAACCAG TTTTTCATGTTGGATGTAGTCGCAAACAACAAGCAGCTCAATGAGACAGAGATCTTATCCCAGCTGGAGAAGATCatgaaaatgtcagaaaatgcAGAAGAGAAGCACCCTCCTTTTGGAATCCTGACCTCAGACGACAGGACTGAATGGGCACAAGCTAGAGAGGCACTAATAAAAG ATCAAACTAACCAGGACTCTCTGGCTCTGATTGAGAGCTCTATATGTGTGGTGTGTCTGGATGAGCCATGTGGCCTCACGCCCAGTGACACCAACAGGGCTCTAATGATGCTACACGGTGGTGGATGTGAACGCAATGGTGCAAATCGCTGGTATGACAAATCAATGCAG TTTGTTGTAGGAATGGATGGGGTATGTGGAGTGGTGTGTGAGCATTCTCCATTTGAGGGAATAGTTATGGTGCAGTGCTCAGAGTTTCTTATGAAACACGT AACAGGGAGTCCCTTGAGGATGGTTCAGCCGTCCAGCGCCAGAGCACTTTCCCCTCCAAGAAGGCTGCTGTGGAAATGCAACTCCCACATTCAAGCCCTCCTTGGAGCATCTGGAGACAGACTCCAGAG GCTGGTAAACAATCTTGACATGGATGTATTCACATTTGAAACTTATGGAAAAGAATTTATCAAAAAACAGAAGATGAGCCCAGATGGATTCATACAAGTCGCCTTGCAGCTTGCATTCTACAA ATGCAGAGGAAGGCTCGTACCCACATATGAGAGTGCTTCCCTTCGTCGTTTTCAAGAAGGTCGGGTAGATAACATCCGCTCAGCCACACCTGATGTCCTGGCCTTCGTGAAGTCGATGGCCGACGAGGGAGCAACTTTCACA GACTCAGAAAAAATGAAACGACTGAAGGATGCACTTAAGGCCCAAACAGACTACACAATCGCA GCAATTACAGGAATGGCAATAGACAATCACCTGCTTGGGCTTCTGAAGGTCTCAAAGGAGCTGAAAATGGAAAGGCCAGATATCTTCTGTGATGAGACATATCTGGCCAATAACCATTTCATCCTCTCTACTAGTCAG GTTCCTACAACGGTGGAAATGTTCTGCTGCTATGGCCCGGTGGTGCCCAACGGCTACGGCACCTGCTACAACCCACAGCCGCACCACATCGTCTTCAGCGTGTCGAGTTTCTGGGAGAACACGGAGACGAGCTCAGCCGTTTTTGTCAAAGCCCTGAACGAGAGCCTGTTGGAAATCGGGGACCTGTGCAATAGAAGCGCAGCTGCAGCTAGCCAACCGACTGAAAGCAGTCAGGCAGCCTCATAA